The proteins below come from a single Deinococcus fonticola genomic window:
- a CDS encoding rhodanese-related sulfurtransferase: protein MSSGARSSQPVFIVAALYQFRALSDPAGLRAALLALGGRLNLCGTLVVAGEGINGTVAGSREAITALHDFLLGAGFTGLEYKESTATERPFKRFKVRLKKEIVTLGVPVAPREQVGTYLTPQEWNALLEQEDVIVVDTRNRYEVKAGTFKDAIHPDTDSFREFPAWVDEHLAGAQGKKIAMFCTGGIRCEKSTSLLLEKGFQDVYHLKGGILQYLEDMPEPESRWQGECFVFDGRVTVGHGLREGGAVMCHSCGWPLSAAELTHPHFEEGVSCPHCFSQTTPAQKAAFRERQRMYDRQQP, encoded by the coding sequence GTGAGTTCCGGCGCGCGTTCTTCCCAGCCTGTTTTTATCGTGGCGGCCCTGTACCAGTTCCGAGCGCTGAGTGACCCGGCGGGGTTGCGTGCGGCGTTGCTGGCGCTGGGCGGGCGGCTGAACCTGTGCGGCACCCTGGTCGTGGCCGGGGAAGGCATCAACGGCACGGTGGCCGGGTCGCGTGAGGCGATTACGGCCCTGCACGACTTTCTGCTGGGTGCCGGGTTTACTGGCCTGGAGTACAAGGAGTCCACGGCCACCGAGCGGCCCTTCAAGCGCTTCAAGGTGCGCCTGAAAAAGGAGATCGTGACGCTGGGCGTGCCGGTGGCCCCGCGTGAACAGGTGGGCACCTACCTGACCCCGCAGGAGTGGAACGCCCTGCTGGAGCAGGAAGACGTGATTGTGGTAGACACCCGCAACCGTTACGAGGTGAAGGCCGGCACTTTTAAGGACGCCATTCACCCGGACACCGACTCGTTCCGTGAGTTTCCGGCGTGGGTGGACGAACACCTGGCGGGGGCGCAGGGCAAGAAAATCGCCATGTTCTGCACCGGCGGCATCCGCTGTGAAAAAAGCACCAGCCTGCTGCTGGAAAAAGGTTTTCAGGACGTGTACCACTTGAAAGGCGGCATCCTGCAATACCTGGAGGACATGCCGGAACCGGAAAGCCGCTGGCAGGGCGAGTGCTTCGTGTTCGACGGCCGCGTGACGGTGGGGCACGGCCTGCGGGAAGGCGGCGCGGTGATGTGCCACTCGTGCGGCTGGCCGCTGAGCGCCGCTGAGCTCACGCATCCGCACTTCGAGGAAGGCGTGAGTTGCCCCCACTGCTTTAGCCAGACCACACCCGCGCAGAAGGCCGCGTTCCGGGAACGCCAGCGCATGTATGACCGCCAGCAGCCCTGA